One segment of Primulina tabacum isolate GXHZ01 chromosome 6, ASM2559414v2, whole genome shotgun sequence DNA contains the following:
- the LOC142550162 gene encoding uncharacterized protein LOC142550162 has product MATRGRGRGRPRQDIPVAQDQGSATHTQMDITPTPMEILLARFQSLHPPMLKGTENALECENWLENMDQLFESLEYPDDRRIKLVVHQLLDVAKSWWIMTKKALEGRGTIFTWDIFKSEFYHRFFPTSYRKDRGAEFANLKQGNLNIEDYVAKFSNLLRFAPHVASDEEAKADHFINGLNPDIFTLVNTGRPNTFAEALDRAKGAKTGIIRQRGSQYSQRPQQPQFRQQFTQGNSGNIREQFRARGKQFKRKEPNVS; this is encoded by the exons atggctactcgaggtagaggtcgtggtagacctagacaggacataccagtggcacaagatcagggcagtgctactcatactcagatggatataactccgactccgatggagatactgttagccagatttcagtctttgcacccaccgatgttgaagggtaccgagaatgcattagagtgtgagaactggttggagaatatggatcaattatttgaatctcttgagtatccagatgatcgtagaatcaaattagttgttcatcagttattggatgttgctaagagttggtggataatgaccaagaaagctttagagggtcgaggtacgatttttacctgggatatttttaaatctgaattttatcaccgtttctttcctacctcttacagaaaagataggggagccgagtttgcaaatttaaagcagggaaatctgaatattgaggactatgttgctaagttctcgaatttactgagatttgctcctcatgtagcatccgatgaagaagctaaggctgatcacttcataaatggtcttaatcctgatatctttaccctggttaatactggaaggcctaacacttttgctgaggctcttgatcgagccaagggagctaaaactggaatcattaggcagagaggttctcagtattcgcaacgaccccaacagccacagttccgacagcagttcacacagggtaatagtggcaacataagagagcagtttagggctagagggaagcaatttaagag aaaggagccgaATGTTTCTTGA
- the LOC142549230 gene encoding uncharacterized protein LOC142549230 — protein sequence MKLELVASSVDFASLVSSSLFNFYCSKKYPGTDSAVSLVVLSTSFVSKNFGKSQSFKSSRSRPVQRSCSLNLGEIYHEESPLHVQELGKNYGHTGSQENEGGMNKNVHYTMSKRDPVVGRDKDPFSGSRFDFLEPMMLGIRLEFTDRLDKETAVWATIEQKAKSLEIPLSLRMIKKKLQREEGFTEPKESVYCSIKAVFASMVFIIVELQSYALQMREALCDEDLEVIISKVQKEMNSSFVWLFQQVFSRTPALMLHVMILLANFGVYSASPDVAAAKASRSTKAYQSRVAICESTTDALWTEEKQVVLASGNGRETLVGKAPVTDHELGCVTEMNQWNSMSDEANKMREGIEDETINQETKHSFILPLSVDLEPDGYEEYLRTDLLYQMNLSYEPDNALLLCNYAQFLHLVARDYDRAEECFKRAVQIPPPDAECLSLYANFLWTVRRDIWGAEEIFLQALAAEPENSYYASRYANFLWNTGGEETCFPSNKPRNPKL from the exons ATGAAGCTCGAATTGGTTGCATCAAGTGTAGATTTTGCTTCTTTAGTGTCATCGTCTCTTTTCAACTTTTATTGTTCGAAGAAGTACCCTGGCACGGATAGTGCTGTCTCCCTTGTCGTTCTTTCCACCTCCTTTGTATCCAAGAATTTTGGCAAGTCACAAAGTTTCAAAAGTTCAAGATCTCGACCGGTTCAGCGATCTTGTAGTTTAAATTTGGGTGAAATATATCATGAGGAATCACCCCTGCATGTGCAAGAATTGGGTAAGAACTATGGGCATACTGGTAGCCAGGAGAATGAAGGAGGTATGAATAAGAATGTGCATTACACGATGTCTAAGAGAGACCCAGTTGTTGGGAGGGATAAAGATCCATTCTCAGGTTCACGGTTTGATTTCTTGGAGCCAATGATGCTTGGCATTAGGCTTGAGTTCACCGATCGGCTAGATAAAGAAACGGCTGTGTGGGCCACTATTGAGCAGAAGGCTAAGAGTTTGGAGATTCCCTTGTctttgaggatgataaagaAGAAACTACAACGTGAAGAAGGGTTCACAGAGCCTAAAGAGTCGGTCTATTGCTCGATCAAGGCCGTGTTTGCCTCGATGGTTTTCATTATAGTTGAACTTCAGAGCTATGCTCTGCAAATGAGGGAAGCCTTGTGCGATGAAGATTTAGAAGTCATCATATCCAAAGTGCAGAAAGAAATGAATTCTTCATTTGTTTGGCTTTTTCAACAAGTATTTTCGAGGACACCGGCTTTGATGCTTCATGTGATGATTCTTTTGGCAAATTTTGGCGTGTACTCTGCTTCCCCTGATGTTGCTGCTGCCAAAGCCTCTCGATCGACCAAGGCCTACCAATCGAGGGTGGCCATCTGCGAATCCACAACAGATGCACTGTGGACTGAGGAAAAACAAGTGGTCTTGGCCTCAGGAAATGGCAGAGAAACCCTTGTTGGAAAGGCGCCAGTCACTGATCATGAGTTGGGGTGTGTAACTGAAATGAATCAATGGAACTCGATGTCGGATGAGGCGAATAAGATGCGAGAAGGGATCGAGGATGAGACGATCAATCAAGAAACAAAGCATAGTTTCATATTACCCTTGTCGGTTGATCTTGAACCTGATGGTTATGAAGAGTACCTAAGGACTGATCTTCTATATCAGATGAACTTGTCTTATGAACCTGACAATGCGCTCTTGCTTTGCAATTATGCACAGTTCTTGCACCTTGTTGCTCGTGATTATGACAG AGCCGAGGAATGCTTCAAACGAGCAGTACAGATACCCCCACCGGATGCAGAATGTTTGAGCTTATACGCCAACTTCTTGTGGACGGTCCGTAGGGACATCTGGGGAGCCGAGGAGATATTCTTGCaggctttggcggcagagccGGAGAACTCTTACTACGCTTCGAGATATGCCAATTTCTTGTGGAACACCGGTGGCGAAGAAACTTGTTTCCCTTCCAACAAGCCCCGTAATCCAAAGTTGTAG